A single window of Archangium gephyra DNA harbors:
- a CDS encoding HAD family hydrolase: MATSEPSVPAAVVLSRHALDAALFDLDGVVTRTAQVHAEAWKHLFDAYFPFQPFTAEDYQRYVDGRPRLDGIRCFLESRGVTLPEGSAEEGPEAETVQGLGKRKNGYFLEALRQQGVEVFAGAVGLLERLRAAGFRTAVVSASRNCEAVLRAAGLEHLFDARVDGVEAGRLGLPGKPAPDTFLEAARRLGVSPERAVVVEDAQAGVQAGRRGRFGFVIGVRRAGPEGALVRAGADVEVAHLATVKVEEGEP, from the coding sequence ATGGCCACCTCCGAGCCGTCCGTTCCCGCCGCCGTCGTGCTGTCGCGCCATGCGTTGGACGCGGCCCTGTTCGATCTGGATGGCGTGGTGACCCGTACCGCGCAGGTTCATGCCGAGGCCTGGAAGCACCTGTTCGACGCGTACTTTCCCTTCCAGCCCTTCACCGCGGAGGACTACCAGCGCTACGTGGATGGAAGGCCGCGCCTCGACGGCATCCGCTGCTTCCTGGAGAGCCGGGGCGTCACGCTGCCCGAGGGCTCGGCGGAGGAGGGGCCCGAGGCGGAGACGGTACAGGGGTTGGGCAAGCGCAAGAATGGCTACTTCCTCGAGGCGTTGCGGCAGCAGGGCGTGGAGGTGTTCGCGGGGGCGGTGGGGCTGCTGGAGCGGTTGAGGGCGGCGGGCTTCCGCACGGCGGTGGTGTCGGCCAGCCGCAACTGCGAGGCGGTGCTGCGGGCGGCCGGGTTGGAGCACCTCTTCGACGCCCGGGTGGACGGGGTGGAGGCGGGCAGGCTCGGGTTGCCGGGCAAGCCAGCGCCGGACACGTTCCTGGAAGCGGCACGGCGATTGGGCGTGTCCCCGGAGCGCGCGGTAGTGGTGGAGGACGCGCAGGCGGGTGTGCAGGCGGGCAGGCGAGGCCGCTTCGGCTTCGTCATCGGCGTGCGCCGCGCGGGGCCAGAGGGCGCGCTGGTGCGGGCCGGTGCCGACGTGGAGGTGGCGCACCTGGCCACCGTGAAGGTGGAGGAAGGAGAGCCCTGA
- a CDS encoding double-CXXCG motif protein, whose translation MRFYWLDCVPYESLRYTGEYKAERRWGLPGLHCPTCGGDCVGSEFYPGVDLSGLPVAKQLEEAWQETDVEKFERLRQLVKPLAPSWAHLAPGTRFGPLSGSAHGRFAQLYTLDGDTVLIRREALEQLQAEGLRGLKGVRTGLRFRQKNAPELLEPEVEMHGLFHPDCLPPGKADPCVTCGCYRFSLPKQPLLDRASLPEHLDVFRLRNFTNVIVITERFADTLNRLGFEEFSLRELPVR comes from the coding sequence ATGAGGTTCTACTGGCTGGACTGCGTTCCCTACGAGAGCTTGCGCTACACAGGTGAATACAAGGCCGAGCGGAGATGGGGCCTGCCTGGGCTGCATTGCCCCACCTGCGGTGGAGACTGCGTTGGCTCGGAGTTCTACCCAGGTGTCGACCTCTCGGGATTGCCAGTGGCGAAGCAGCTCGAAGAGGCCTGGCAGGAAACGGATGTCGAGAAGTTCGAACGCCTGAGGCAACTGGTGAAGCCGCTGGCTCCGTCCTGGGCGCATCTGGCTCCGGGGACCCGTTTCGGTCCGCTCTCCGGCTCCGCACACGGCCGCTTCGCGCAGCTCTACACGCTGGACGGCGACACGGTGCTCATCCGCCGCGAGGCGTTGGAGCAACTCCAGGCAGAAGGCCTACGGGGACTGAAGGGGGTCCGCACCGGCCTGCGCTTCAGGCAGAAGAACGCGCCGGAGTTGCTGGAGCCGGAGGTGGAGATGCACGGTCTCTTCCACCCGGATTGCCTGCCACCCGGCAAGGCCGACCCCTGCGTCACGTGTGGCTGCTATCGCTTTTCCCTGCCCAAGCAGCCCCTGCTCGACAGGGCCTCGCTGCCGGAACACCTGGACGTCTTCCGGCTGCGCAACTTCACCAACGTCATCGTCATCACCGAGCGCTTCGCGGACACCCTGAACCGGCTCGGCTTCGAGGAGTTCTCCCTGCGGGAACTCCCCGTGCGCTGA
- a CDS encoding TIGR02269 family lipoprotein, whose translation MNEKRAWGLLLGVLLAACAASEPSLREQEAEREVADTCLTVLCDEQVCGFFRCEDVAGVMAASDRAEAAPDGVVKVLDMQGLGVYPPGYSGSPMRYWGRPLPLQREQGAVFIIPWRNHHLRNLLPSQKQLLEEANRKLNRPHEKHHIFPQEFKAWFKLKGINIHQWTMWIETEQHQRIHCGASGGPWNAAWRQFKRANEQTATKDEIWKHAWELCVRFGLMAPLQPYHGKTQLPPPMPF comes from the coding sequence ATGAACGAGAAGAGAGCGTGGGGGTTGCTGCTCGGCGTGTTGCTGGCCGCGTGCGCGGCCTCGGAGCCGTCACTGCGTGAGCAGGAGGCGGAGCGGGAAGTGGCCGATACGTGCCTGACCGTCCTCTGTGACGAGCAGGTGTGCGGCTTCTTCCGCTGCGAGGACGTGGCCGGGGTCATGGCCGCGAGTGACAGGGCCGAGGCCGCGCCTGACGGTGTGGTGAAGGTGCTCGACATGCAGGGGCTGGGTGTGTACCCGCCCGGCTACAGCGGTTCTCCCATGAGGTACTGGGGGCGGCCGCTGCCCCTGCAACGGGAGCAGGGGGCCGTCTTCATCATCCCCTGGAGGAACCACCACCTCCGCAACCTGCTGCCGAGCCAGAAGCAGCTCCTCGAGGAGGCCAACAGGAAGCTGAACCGGCCTCACGAGAAGCACCACATCTTCCCGCAGGAGTTCAAGGCGTGGTTCAAGCTCAAGGGGATCAACATCCATCAATGGACGATGTGGATCGAGACAGAGCAGCACCAGCGCATCCACTGTGGTGCGAGTGGTGGACCCTGGAACGCGGCATGGCGGCAGTTCAAGAGGGCCAATGAACAAACCGCGACGAAGGATGAAATCTGGAAGCACGCCTGGGAGCTGTGTGTGCGCTTCGGCCTGATGGCTCCCCTCCAGCCGTACCATGGCAAGACGCAGCTGCCTCCCCCCATGCCGTTCTGA
- the wzy gene encoding exopolysaccharide repeat unit polymerase, with amino-acid sequence MIQDFLSRPLVFYASLALLGLATLGLLVLAPAAALLPVVGVMGGWWLCQQKIRTLALAIFAMAVTVDLVTEVPYEGHWQSPLYFPGLLLFTKPGMSLPLIDLATVGLLGLNAYRRAMGITLDGPPTPPLPKPLVLGLIAVPATILWLQVWGIYINGGNSVVAKWQWHQMMSLPLLVALFNVALRGPEDFRAVGRIIVVGCCVKAFLGAFFILTIARPRGLYHEYATTHSDTVLYVAGLTTVIMSWMEQPIRKHFWRMVWVCSVILMGMHYNDRRLAYVSFTFALIAAYVVSPWHWVKRYATRAGLFLAPFFPFYLAVGWSNPTGIFGIVGVFKSLVEGENLQKGQMDYRDIENLDVVYTWEQHPIMGTGWGHPFLEKIKLPDISHAFADYLYHPHNSVLGMLAFGGIIGFSGLWAWVSISMFLAVRAYHRAHEPEARAGGLVAMSVIVAYTNQCFGDMGTISWLGTILVAMAATCAGKLATVTNAWPAPQRLRNEVSAPENSASPVGNLV; translated from the coding sequence ATGATCCAGGACTTCCTCTCCCGTCCCCTCGTCTTCTACGCGTCGCTGGCCCTGCTGGGACTGGCGACCCTGGGGCTGCTCGTCCTGGCTCCGGCCGCCGCGCTGCTGCCGGTGGTGGGCGTCATGGGCGGGTGGTGGCTGTGCCAGCAGAAGATCCGCACGCTGGCGCTCGCCATCTTCGCCATGGCCGTCACGGTGGACCTCGTCACCGAGGTGCCCTACGAGGGCCACTGGCAGTCCCCGCTGTACTTCCCCGGCCTGCTGCTCTTCACCAAGCCGGGCATGTCCCTGCCCCTCATCGACCTGGCCACCGTCGGGCTGCTCGGGCTCAACGCCTACCGGCGCGCCATGGGCATCACCCTCGACGGCCCGCCCACCCCGCCGCTGCCCAAGCCGCTCGTCCTCGGGCTCATCGCCGTGCCGGCCACCATCCTCTGGCTGCAGGTGTGGGGCATCTACATCAACGGCGGCAACTCGGTGGTGGCCAAGTGGCAGTGGCACCAGATGATGTCGCTGCCCCTGCTGGTGGCGCTCTTCAACGTCGCGCTGCGCGGGCCCGAGGACTTCCGCGCCGTGGGCCGCATCATCGTCGTGGGCTGCTGCGTGAAGGCCTTCCTGGGCGCCTTCTTCATCCTCACCATCGCCCGGCCCCGCGGCCTGTACCACGAGTACGCCACCACGCACTCGGACACGGTGCTGTACGTCGCCGGCCTCACCACCGTCATCATGTCGTGGATGGAGCAGCCCATCCGCAAGCACTTCTGGCGCATGGTCTGGGTGTGCTCCGTCATCCTCATGGGCATGCACTACAACGACCGGCGCCTGGCCTACGTGAGCTTCACGTTCGCCCTCATCGCCGCGTACGTCGTCAGCCCCTGGCACTGGGTGAAGCGCTACGCCACTCGCGCCGGCCTGTTCCTCGCCCCGTTCTTCCCCTTCTACCTCGCCGTGGGCTGGTCCAACCCCACCGGCATCTTCGGCATCGTCGGCGTCTTCAAGTCCCTGGTGGAGGGCGAGAACCTCCAGAAGGGGCAGATGGACTACCGCGACATCGAGAACCTCGACGTCGTCTACACCTGGGAGCAGCACCCCATCATGGGCACCGGCTGGGGGCACCCCTTCCTCGAGAAGATCAAGCTGCCCGACATCTCCCACGCCTTCGCCGACTACCTGTACCACCCCCACAACTCCGTCCTCGGAATGCTCGCTTTTGGAGGAATCATCGGGTTCTCGGGCTTGTGGGCCTGGGTCTCCATCTCCATGTTCCTCGCCGTCCGCGCCTACCACCGGGCGCACGAGCCGGAAGCCCGCGCGGGAGGATTGGTGGCGATGTCGGTGATTGTGGCCTATACCAACCAGTGTTTTGGAGACATGGGGACCATCAGCTGGCTGGGCACCATCCTGGTGGCGATGGCGGCGACGTGCGCGGGGAAGCTCGCCACGGTCACCAATGCGTGGCCGGCGCCTCAGCGTCTGCGAAACGAAGTCTCGGCGCCTGAGAATTCAGCCAGCCCAGTAGGAAATCTGGTATGA
- the mgtE gene encoding magnesium transporter yields the protein METFEPEPIFPHELRDAWPALSRDERVESFKLVPHATADDFFLSLTAPEQAELILAMPPGERRTWMRLLAPDDAVDVVQAAASAHREALLGELDEATRREVQVLQAYEEDEAGGLMNPRFVRVRPEMTIDEAIGYLRKQTREQVETVYYAYVLDARQHLLGVVSLRQLFQAAPDKRVEEVMRRDVLTVTENTDQEAVGRLFAGHALMAIPVVDAERRMKGLVTVDDIVHVVQEEATEDIQKVGGMEALDAPYFKVSFLGMLKKRAGWLLVLFVGEMLTATAMGHFEEEIARAVVLALFVPLIISSGGNSGSQATTLIIRSLALSEVRLRDWWRVMRREVLAGLALGTILGGVGIARILIWEGLFHTYGEHAFLVAMTVGVSLVGVVTWGTLSGSMLPFVLRRLGFDPASASAPFVATLVDVSGLVIYFTVAAILLRGTLL from the coding sequence ATGGAGACGTTCGAGCCCGAGCCCATCTTCCCGCATGAGCTCCGCGACGCGTGGCCCGCGCTCTCGCGGGACGAGCGCGTGGAGAGCTTCAAGCTGGTGCCCCACGCCACGGCGGACGACTTCTTCCTGTCGCTGACCGCGCCGGAGCAGGCGGAGCTCATCCTGGCCATGCCCCCGGGCGAGCGGCGCACGTGGATGCGGCTGCTGGCCCCGGACGACGCGGTGGACGTGGTGCAGGCGGCTGCGTCCGCGCACCGGGAGGCGCTGCTGGGGGAGCTGGACGAGGCCACCCGCCGCGAGGTGCAGGTGCTCCAGGCCTACGAGGAGGACGAGGCCGGTGGGCTGATGAACCCGCGCTTCGTGCGCGTGCGGCCGGAGATGACCATCGACGAGGCCATCGGCTACCTGCGCAAGCAGACGCGCGAGCAGGTGGAGACCGTCTACTACGCCTACGTGCTGGACGCGCGGCAGCACCTGCTGGGCGTGGTGTCGCTGCGCCAGCTCTTCCAGGCCGCCCCGGACAAGCGCGTGGAGGAGGTGATGCGGCGTGACGTCCTCACCGTCACCGAGAACACGGACCAGGAGGCGGTGGGCCGGCTCTTCGCCGGGCACGCCCTGATGGCCATTCCGGTGGTGGATGCCGAGCGGCGGATGAAGGGCCTCGTCACGGTGGACGACATCGTGCACGTGGTCCAGGAGGAGGCCACCGAGGACATCCAGAAGGTGGGTGGCATGGAGGCGCTGGATGCGCCCTACTTCAAGGTGAGCTTCCTCGGCATGCTGAAGAAGCGCGCGGGCTGGCTGCTGGTGCTCTTCGTGGGCGAGATGCTCACGGCCACGGCCATGGGCCACTTCGAGGAGGAGATCGCCCGGGCGGTGGTGCTGGCGCTCTTCGTGCCGCTCATCATCAGCTCGGGGGGCAACTCGGGCAGTCAGGCCACCACGCTCATCATCCGCTCGCTGGCGCTCTCCGAGGTGCGGCTGCGCGACTGGTGGCGGGTGATGCGGCGCGAGGTGCTGGCGGGGCTGGCGCTGGGGACCATCCTGGGCGGGGTGGGGATTGCTCGCATCCTCATCTGGGAGGGGCTCTTCCACACCTACGGCGAGCACGCCTTCCTGGTGGCGATGACGGTGGGCGTGTCGCTGGTGGGCGTGGTGACGTGGGGCACGCTCTCCGGCTCCATGCTGCCCTTCGTGCTGCGCCGGTTGGGCTTCGATCCGGCGAGTGCCTCGGCGCCCTTCGTGGCCACGCTGGTGGACGTGTCCGGGCTCGTCATCTACTTCACCGTGGCCGCCATCCTGCTGCGGGGCACGCTGCTGTAA
- the otsB gene encoding trehalose-phosphatase, whose amino-acid sequence MRPIREVPSALARWDEVSRRLEGRRVALFLDYDGTLSPIVPNPEDARLSEDMVSTLVALARHYPVAIVSGRDLPVLEEFVGLTGVYYAGSHGFDIHGPGGQAFQLEEGRALLPELDAAERELASGLAAIPGAKLERKRFSVAVHWRHVEEARYAEVEREVDAVLARHPRLRKGGGKKVFEVQPDLDWHKGRAVQWLLRALGLESRDVLPVYAGDDLTDEDAFGMLEGRGLGLVVRGEVERPTAADYALEDVEEVRQFLERLITRAGGATR is encoded by the coding sequence ATGCGGCCGATACGGGAAGTGCCCTCGGCGCTGGCGCGGTGGGACGAGGTGTCGCGGCGGCTGGAGGGCCGGCGGGTGGCCCTCTTCCTCGACTATGACGGCACGCTCTCGCCCATCGTGCCCAACCCGGAGGACGCGCGGCTGTCGGAGGACATGGTGTCCACGCTGGTGGCGCTGGCCCGGCACTACCCGGTGGCCATCGTGAGCGGGAGGGATCTGCCGGTGCTCGAGGAGTTCGTGGGGCTGACGGGCGTGTACTACGCGGGCAGCCACGGCTTCGACATCCATGGGCCGGGCGGGCAGGCCTTCCAGTTGGAGGAGGGCCGGGCGCTGCTGCCGGAACTGGACGCGGCGGAGCGGGAGCTGGCGTCGGGGTTGGCGGCCATTCCGGGCGCGAAGCTGGAGCGCAAGCGCTTCAGCGTGGCGGTGCACTGGCGGCACGTGGAGGAGGCGCGGTACGCCGAGGTGGAGCGGGAGGTGGACGCGGTGCTCGCGCGCCATCCGCGGCTGCGCAAGGGCGGCGGGAAGAAGGTGTTCGAGGTGCAGCCGGACCTCGACTGGCACAAGGGCCGGGCGGTGCAGTGGCTGCTGCGCGCGCTGGGCCTGGAGAGCCGGGACGTGCTGCCGGTGTACGCGGGCGATGACCTCACGGACGAGGACGCCTTCGGGATGCTGGAGGGACGGGGGCTGGGGCTGGTGGTGCGGGGCGAGGTGGAGCGGCCCACGGCGGCGGACTACGCGCTGGAGGACGTGGAGGAGGTGCGCCAGTTCCTCGAGCGGCTCATCACCCGGGCGGGAGGGGCCACACGATGA
- the epsZ gene encoding exopolysaccharide biosynthesis polyisoprenyl-phosphate hexose-1-phosphate transferase EpsZ, with the protein MTSSEPPSTSARVGAEAQPNGLSPAETPPPGLGPAETPPPGLIPSALETTEKQLSVVSPKPEAQPSRFAPGFAAKLNLAVDVVLVVAALLISTTMMGHDLHLERTDVWVLLGVGVVAWLVVGTALCLYDVRFADRERLDDLALISIQVMVVTVVLFVTRLVMGTESWIVALSMFPPLLWPSVALLRLKLFRNLSGQEEPLDEVLILGVGAMGRLTGEDLNTKHRRKVIGFLNFSNETSTTAPPAPLLGTVKDLEHILCTVPVDEVYIAGNMLKHSAEMQAAVKLCEKFGLPFALPAYHMRFDRARPVDDHAISDGYLHFMTHAFRPHQMALKRLFDIVSSAAALAMLSPLLIGVALGVKFTSRGPIFFKQKRVGLHGKTFHMLKFRSMVINAEELKAKLEAMNEQTGPVFKMKNDPRITGIGRFIRKYSIDELPQLINVLRGEMSVVGPRPPIPSEVEKYAAWQRRRLSVRPGLTCIWQVSGRNQISFEEWMYLDMQYIDHWSLKNDINLILKTVPVVLTGSGAS; encoded by the coding sequence GTGACCTCTAGCGAGCCGCCCTCGACCAGCGCGCGCGTGGGCGCGGAGGCACAACCCAATGGGTTGTCTCCCGCCGAGACGCCGCCGCCGGGGCTGGGGCCCGCCGAGACGCCGCCGCCGGGGCTGATTCCGAGTGCGCTCGAGACGACGGAGAAGCAGCTGTCGGTGGTGAGTCCCAAGCCCGAGGCGCAGCCCTCGCGCTTCGCACCGGGGTTCGCCGCCAAGCTGAACCTGGCGGTGGACGTGGTGCTGGTGGTGGCCGCGCTGCTCATCTCCACGACGATGATGGGGCACGACCTGCACCTGGAGCGCACGGATGTGTGGGTGCTGCTCGGGGTGGGCGTGGTGGCGTGGCTGGTGGTGGGCACGGCGCTGTGCCTCTACGACGTGCGCTTCGCGGACCGCGAGCGGCTGGATGATCTGGCGCTCATCTCCATCCAGGTGATGGTGGTGACGGTGGTGCTCTTCGTCACGCGTCTGGTGATGGGCACCGAGTCGTGGATCGTCGCGCTGAGCATGTTCCCGCCGCTGTTGTGGCCGTCGGTGGCGCTGCTGCGCCTGAAGCTGTTCCGCAACCTGTCGGGGCAGGAGGAGCCGCTGGACGAGGTGCTCATCCTGGGCGTGGGGGCCATGGGCCGGCTCACGGGAGAGGACCTGAACACCAAGCACCGGCGCAAGGTCATCGGCTTCCTGAACTTCAGCAACGAGACGTCCACGACGGCGCCGCCCGCGCCGCTGTTGGGGACGGTGAAGGATCTGGAGCACATCCTGTGCACGGTGCCGGTGGACGAGGTCTACATCGCCGGCAACATGCTGAAGCACTCGGCGGAGATGCAGGCGGCGGTGAAGCTGTGCGAGAAGTTCGGCCTGCCCTTCGCGCTGCCGGCGTACCACATGCGCTTCGACCGGGCGCGGCCGGTGGATGACCATGCCATCTCGGACGGCTACCTGCACTTCATGACGCACGCGTTCCGGCCGCACCAGATGGCGCTCAAGCGGCTGTTCGACATCGTGAGCTCGGCGGCGGCGCTGGCGATGCTCTCGCCGCTGCTGATTGGGGTGGCGCTGGGGGTGAAGTTCACCAGCCGCGGGCCCATCTTCTTCAAGCAGAAGCGCGTGGGGCTGCACGGCAAGACGTTCCACATGCTCAAGTTCCGCTCCATGGTGATCAACGCCGAGGAGCTGAAGGCGAAGCTCGAGGCGATGAACGAGCAGACGGGTCCGGTCTTCAAGATGAAGAACGACCCGCGCATCACGGGGATTGGCCGGTTCATCCGCAAGTACTCCATCGACGAGCTGCCGCAGCTCATCAACGTGCTGCGCGGTGAGATGAGCGTGGTGGGGCCGCGTCCGCCGATTCCCAGCGAGGTGGAGAAGTACGCGGCGTGGCAGCGGCGCCGGTTGTCGGTGCGCCCGGGCCTCACCTGCATCTGGCAGGTCTCCGGCCGCAATCAGATCTCCTTCGAGGAGTGGATGTACCTGGACATGCAGTACATCGACCACTGGAGCCTCAAGAACGACATCAACCTGATCCTCAAGACGGTGCCGGTGGTGCTGACCGGCAGCGGCGCGAGCTAG
- a CDS encoding flippase: MYLCRSLRSAIPVEVPVIETPQTSEAATPRAVPAPVDTHTPLRNALKLGGSLLVTYVIGFGLQVLVPRLMGPESFGQYNWATGTAATFFILSALGLDVYIRKEVAVRKEHANEFFGGTLLLQAVLAVVLLGALALVMHMRGAPPEVRTLVLLLGVYQFFFRLNAILAALLHAHEKVDGLSVAHVLMKCIWGFGLAAMLLLRAPLPWLAAPFIGAELFKAVFLWRLTRQHAGLRLHLDARATLAALLAALPFFLNDAALASNGPLDVFVLGTLANITEVGYYGAVWGIAGMTMLLSPILGWVLLPMMSRASASSQEEFTRILRRGLEGIVSLSVPVTLALALGAETWVRLLIGEAYLPAAPVLRLLAPIFVFTYVATVCGSWLMAANRPWTVTRTTVLAVGLKLVLNLLLIGPFMQWRGVTGGASAAAVSLALYEVVVTAVLVYAIGSRAWDARSLAVLGKTVGVCAAVTATHLLLGRLGLDARDLPLLAEGLRKGDKVLVDLAVDLLVPPLSWVALGVGAVTVASGALSLWQGHLTLSAYVAAASVLSLVLYVMRGWWVSGMGLSGLTALAWAPFYVAWKVWLVLSRPEEKKGEWVRTTREAPKP, encoded by the coding sequence GTGTACCTGTGTCGTTCACTGCGCTCGGCCATTCCTGTCGAGGTACCCGTCATCGAAACGCCCCAGACGAGCGAGGCGGCCACCCCGCGGGCCGTGCCCGCACCGGTGGACACCCACACGCCCCTGCGCAACGCCCTGAAGCTGGGCGGGTCGCTGCTGGTGACGTACGTCATCGGGTTCGGCCTGCAGGTGCTGGTGCCGCGGCTGATGGGGCCGGAGAGCTTCGGCCAGTACAACTGGGCCACCGGCACCGCGGCCACCTTCTTCATCCTCAGCGCGCTGGGCCTGGACGTCTACATCCGCAAGGAGGTGGCCGTCCGCAAGGAGCACGCCAACGAGTTCTTCGGCGGCACCCTGCTGTTGCAGGCCGTGCTCGCGGTGGTGCTGCTGGGCGCCCTGGCGCTGGTGATGCACATGCGGGGCGCGCCTCCCGAGGTGCGCACCCTGGTGCTGCTGCTCGGCGTCTACCAGTTCTTCTTCCGCCTCAACGCCATCCTCGCCGCGCTGCTGCACGCGCACGAGAAGGTGGATGGCCTGTCCGTGGCCCACGTGCTGATGAAGTGCATCTGGGGCTTCGGGCTGGCCGCGATGCTGCTGCTGCGCGCGCCGCTGCCGTGGCTGGCCGCGCCCTTCATCGGCGCGGAGCTCTTCAAGGCCGTCTTCCTCTGGCGCCTCACGCGCCAGCATGCCGGGCTGCGGCTGCACCTGGATGCGCGCGCCACGCTCGCGGCGCTGCTGGCCGCCCTGCCCTTCTTCCTCAACGACGCGGCGCTCGCCAGCAACGGACCCCTGGACGTCTTCGTGCTGGGCACCCTCGCGAACATCACCGAGGTCGGCTACTACGGCGCCGTCTGGGGCATCGCGGGCATGACGATGCTGCTCTCGCCCATCCTCGGCTGGGTGCTGCTGCCGATGATGTCGCGCGCGTCGGCCAGCTCCCAGGAGGAGTTCACCCGCATCCTCCGCCGGGGGCTGGAGGGCATCGTCTCCCTGTCCGTGCCGGTGACGCTGGCGCTGGCGCTGGGCGCCGAGACGTGGGTGCGGCTGCTGATTGGCGAGGCCTACCTGCCGGCCGCGCCGGTGCTGCGGCTGCTGGCCCCCATCTTCGTCTTCACCTACGTGGCCACGGTGTGCGGCAGCTGGCTGATGGCGGCCAACCGTCCCTGGACGGTGACGCGCACCACCGTGCTGGCCGTGGGCCTCAAGCTGGTGCTCAACCTGCTGCTCATCGGCCCCTTCATGCAGTGGCGGGGCGTCACGGGTGGCGCGAGCGCCGCCGCCGTCTCCCTGGCCCTCTACGAAGTCGTCGTCACCGCCGTGCTCGTGTACGCCATCGGCTCGCGGGCCTGGGACGCGCGCAGCCTCGCCGTGCTGGGCAAGACGGTGGGGGTGTGCGCCGCCGTCACCGCCACCCACCTGCTGCTGGGCCGGCTGGGGCTGGACGCGCGGGACCTGCCGCTGCTCGCCGAGGGCCTGCGCAAGGGCGACAAGGTGCTGGTGGACCTGGCCGTGGATCTGCTGGTGCCGCCGCTGAGCTGGGTGGCGCTGGGCGTGGGCGCGGTGACGGTGGCCTCCGGGGCGCTGTCGCTGTGGCAGGGGCACCTGACGCTGTCCGCGTACGTGGCGGCGGCGAGCGTGCTGTCGCTGGTGCTCTACGTGATGCGCGGCTGGTGGGTGTCCGGCATGGGCCTGTCGGGCCTCACGGCGCTGGCCTGGGCGCCCTTCTACGTGGCCTGGAAGGTGTGGCTGGTGCTCAGCCGCCCCGAGGAGAAGAAGGGCGAGTGGGTGCGCACCACCCGCGAGGCCCCCAAGCCCTGA